A single region of the bacterium genome encodes:
- a CDS encoding four helix bundle protein, whose amino-acid sequence MSEINGFEDLISWQKARQLVRQVHELTNGVSFKKDHDLRRQICRASVSTMSNIAEGYEREGDREFIQFLSQAKASCGEVRSQLYVAHDLGNVNDKEFQSLHDIASETSRVISGLISYLRKSDYMGSKFK is encoded by the coding sequence ATGTCAGAGATAAACGGATTTGAGGATCTGATCTCTTGGCAAAAGGCCAGGCAGCTGGTCAGACAGGTTCATGAACTCACCAATGGAGTGTCATTCAAGAAAGACCATGACTTGAGACGGCAAATCTGTCGAGCGAGTGTCTCCACCATGTCCAACATCGCCGAAGGTTACGAAAGAGAGGGTGACCGGGAGTTCATCCAGTTCCTGTCGCAGGCAAAAGCTTCCTGTGGCGAAGTAAGGTCACAATTGTACGTTGCCCACGACCTTGGCAATGTGAACGATAAGGAGTTTCAATCGCTCCATGATATAGCCAGTGAGACCAGCAGAGTAATATCCGGATTGATCAGCTACTTGAGAAAATCGGATTATATGGGCAGTAAATTTAAATAG
- a CDS encoding nucleotide sugar dehydrogenase, with product MSSKKSLEKKISDRSARCAVIGLGYVGLPLAVELAGAGFPVVGLDKSLEKVEAVNRGESYIPDVPARQVLQEVENGRLSATMDFGVVSGCDVVCVCVPTPLNKTRDPDISCIIAALEEAIVPNLHPGMLIVLESTTYPGTTDEVMVPALTGTGLKAGADIFVAFSPERVDPGNPRFNTGNIPKVVGGATPKCTEMAALFYRQFLDTVFPVSSASVAEMVKIHENTFRSVNIALVNELAVMCDRLGIDVWEVIEGAATKPFGFMPFYPGPGLGGHCIPIDPYYLSWKARSVGFEARFIELAGQVNSFMPLHVVQKAVDALNSIGKAMKGARILVLGVAYKKNIDDERESPAIDIIDRLLAKGADVSYTDPYIPELDVGTAVLKQVGMTPELLSGCDLALIVTDHDDFDYKLVLKEAPLILDTRNTIRSRDNKKVWRI from the coding sequence ATGTCATCGAAAAAGAGCCTGGAAAAGAAGATAAGCGATCGTTCCGCCCGCTGTGCCGTCATCGGGCTGGGGTATGTTGGACTGCCCCTGGCGGTAGAGCTTGCCGGCGCCGGTTTTCCAGTCGTGGGGCTCGACAAAAGCCTTGAAAAAGTCGAAGCGGTGAACCGGGGTGAGTCTTATATCCCCGATGTCCCCGCCCGCCAGGTGCTCCAGGAGGTCGAAAACGGGAGGCTTTCCGCCACAATGGATTTTGGCGTGGTGTCCGGGTGCGATGTCGTCTGCGTCTGCGTGCCGACCCCTCTCAACAAGACCCGTGATCCGGACATCTCCTGTATCATCGCGGCCCTGGAGGAAGCGATCGTTCCCAACCTCCATCCCGGGATGCTGATCGTTCTCGAGAGTACGACATATCCGGGCACCACCGACGAGGTCATGGTACCCGCCCTGACAGGAACGGGCCTCAAGGCGGGTGCGGACATCTTCGTGGCTTTTTCGCCGGAAAGGGTCGATCCGGGAAATCCGAGGTTCAACACCGGCAACATTCCCAAGGTCGTGGGTGGGGCAACGCCCAAATGCACAGAAATGGCAGCCCTGTTTTACAGGCAGTTCCTGGATACAGTTTTTCCGGTCAGTTCCGCGTCTGTGGCCGAAATGGTCAAGATCCATGAGAACACCTTCCGCAGCGTCAATATCGCCCTTGTCAACGAGCTCGCTGTCATGTGCGACCGCCTGGGCATCGACGTCTGGGAGGTCATCGAGGGAGCCGCCACCAAACCTTTCGGATTCATGCCCTTCTACCCCGGCCCCGGCCTGGGCGGTCACTGCATTCCCATCGATCCTTACTACCTGTCGTGGAAGGCCCGGTCCGTCGGGTTCGAGGCCCGCTTCATAGAGCTGGCCGGACAGGTCAACAGCTTCATGCCCCTCCATGTCGTTCAAAAGGCGGTGGATGCCCTCAACAGTATCGGGAAGGCCATGAAGGGCGCCCGGATTCTTGTTCTGGGAGTAGCCTATAAAAAAAATATCGACGACGAGAGGGAGTCGCCGGCCATCGACATCATCGACCGTCTCCTGGCCAAGGGAGCCGATGTCTCCTACACGGATCCCTACATCCCTGAGCTGGATGTGGGAACGGCGGTCCTGAAGCAGGTGGGAATGACGCCCGAACTTCTCAGCGGGTGTGATCTTGCCCTCATCGTCACCGACCACGACGATTTCGACTACAAACTGGTTCTGAAGGAGGCGCCCCTCATCCTCGACACGAGGAACACCATCAGGTCCCGTGATAATAAGAAGGTCTGGAGGATCTAA